The sequence GTCCAATTTAGACCATTATTTGTTGTACTTGATGAGTACAACTTCTGACTCAATAGATAAACTAAAATGCAATTATTTTCAGATATCTTAATGGGATGTGCGTCAACTATTGCTATATCCGAAAATTCAAATTTCGAAACTTCGGTTGGCTGAGAGCTTAAAATTTCTGCGAATGAGAAGAGAATTATAAAACACAACCACTTTTTCATTTACTACCTCGTAAATTAATTATTCTTATAAAAATATTTTTTGGACTATTACTTAATTAGAATCATCTTCTTGGTGCTTATAAAATTTCCTGCTTTTAGTTGATATATGTAGATACCGCTCGTTAATCGTCCGTCAGCCGACGGATCGTTAATCGTTAATCGTACTTCATAATCGCCTGGCTGCTTCTCTTCATTCACAAGAACTGCTACTTCCCTTCCGAGTATATCAAAAAGCTTCAGTGTCACTCTATTGGTGATTGGAATTTGGTACTTGATATTTGTAACTGGATTAAACGGATTCGGGTAATTTTGGTAAAGTTTGAATTTGTTTGGAACTGCCTGCACCTTGTCTTCCACTGAAGTTGGTAAGCTAAAATTCCCATCGTAGACTGATTTTGAATATTGAGCAATCGAACGTGCTTCTGTAATTGAATTTAAAGATGAATTTCCTCTCCCAACAACGTAAGCTGCAATAATTGTCACTGGTTTATTTAGACGAAGTTGAAACGGACCTAAATTAGATGCGATGTGATAATCCAAAGTATAATCGCATAACCAACCATAATTTGTTACTGGATCACCTGAAAATCTGAACAGAGGATTGACTAATGCACAATTTACTCCTACGACTTTTCCATATCCAAAAGTGCAAGGAGCAATTGACCTGCCATCACTGTACTTTCCGAGAGAATAATTTCGAATCGCATCAACTGAGGTTGGAATGCCGACATTTGGCGCTGATCTCATATAAGGTACGGCTGATGTTATGCTAAAATTTCTTGCACCCGGTATTTTTTCTATACCAAGGAATTTTCCTTTGAAATTATAAGCGGTGTCAAGTGGAGAATCAATATTTTGTTCAAAAACTCCATTTGAATTCACATCAATAAAGGTTACACCTGGAATATACTGAGGAGGAGACTGAAGCAGCTGCAGAAACATTGACGGTGGATTTGAACCGTATTCTTTATCATCATTTTCATTATAAATGAAACTTGAATTATGAAGCGTATCACATCCTGCTAAATCATCTGTATACTCACCCAAATCGGGATCAGCCCAAAGAACAAAGTAAACGGAATCGAGCAAGTTGGAAACAATCCCGCGATTCTCGATTTCATATCTTACAAATATAATGTTTCCTTTTGGAGCCGCTTGTGATGAATAAGCATAAGCTGTTTGCCTAACCTCAATCCCAAGAGGCGGAACTTGAGGAAATCTCTTGTTTGAAGTAACACCATCATTATAAACACACCAAATTGTTAAATCACCGAGCAGATCAGGTCTGTCTTCGTTTATATCCCAAACGCCATTTGAATTTTTATCGACTGGCGAGTAAACTCCATCATTATCTCCATCAAAAAAATCAGCACCTAACGCAACGGCATAAATCCAATCTTGCCAGGAACTGCCAAACGGCGGATCACTTGATCTTACTACATACAATTTATTCAGCGCATCATTAATAGAAAATCCAACTCTGCCTGGCTGATAATCTAATATTCGTGATGTTGTCGAAATCCCATTTGCCCAAAGAGTATTTCCATAATAACCACTCATTAAAAAACCGCCTGAATAGAGAAATTCAATTCCATCATAGCTTCCGCCATGAGGGAATACAACACGTTCATCACCAACGTTTATAGAATTTGAATCTGTATCAACAATATAAAAATAATAGCTGTGGGATTGTGATGTTAACCGTTCAACATCTGCGATAACTCCATCGTAACGGAATGGTATTTGTAATTTATTCACATCAATTAACCTTTTGAGGGAATCTTGTGGAATTAGAAATGGTCCGATTGAATTCCCGAATATATAATCACCAGCTAAACCATCGTTATGATTTCCGTCATCGAACATTACAACATCAAATTCTGAAAATTTCATTTTAACTGAATTGATACCCGATTCATCGTCGATGAATGCTCTAACCCATACTGGAATATTGTAATAGAATGGAGTTCGCTCATGCTTGATTAAGAAAGGCGGAGGATTAGAGTCTGAAGTTACTCCAAGCTTGCCACACCAAATTTGAAAATAATTTTTGTTGCTAATAATCGATCTCTTGGATGCAAATGCAACAAAAGGTTCATCATTCACTAAACAAGCATCTGCATTCATATCATCCCCAACAAATCGAGTGAACTCAATTGGTGCTGACCAAGTTTCGCCTTGATCAGTACTAATTTTAAAGTAAATATCCTTCTGGAAATATTCTGAAAAGTGAGTTGGGTTTAGAACCTGATACAATAGAAAAATAGTTCCATCAGATTTTTTAACTAATCTCAATGGTTTTTCCTTCAAGGAGGAATTTACCACAGCAATTTTTTCAGACCAGGTTAAACCATTATCGGTGCTGGTTCTTTGAAAAATATCATAATTCCCATTCGAACTATCCGAGTGAACTGATAATAATCTTGAAGATGAAACAGAAATTAGTGTCCCATTTTCTTCATTCAAGTTTGTTGAAAGAAATGAAAACTCTCGACTCCATGTGTTTCCATCATCAGAGCTTGTTCGATAGTTAATATTATTATCTCCTGTACCCGTGATTCGTTGATATATAAACCAAATTTTTCCATCCATTGTTTGAGTTAATCTTCCTGAGCTTGAATAACTTGCTGTGATTCCGCCTAATAATAGTTTTGAAGCTGACCAGGTTGTCCCATTATCATCCGAAAATGTGATGTATGGATAAATATCATTTTCATATCCACTGCTTATAAGAATAACTCGGCCAGTATGTGTTTTCAATCCAGTTAAAAATTTTAAACCAGGAGATATCGAACCAATATTTATTGCAGTTGAAAAATTGGTCCAATTAAGTCCGCCATCTGTGCTTGCGGTAATTCCGATTCCGGTACCTGAAAGGATTGCAATCATCACTTTACCATCAGCAAATTGAATTGGAACAGAATTGTATAAATCAGTGGTAACTCCCCAGCTTGGTAGTGGGAAGGGTTTAGAGAAATCAGACGCGACTTTTGTGTGATGGTCTTTTGGGTTCAGTACTTCCCATTTAGGATTATAATACTCAAAATCTTTCGTCTTATAATTACTTTGCTGAGTAAATAGGATTGATGGAAAAAAAACGAGAGCAGCAGAAAAAACAATAAATCTAAAAAAGATAATCGATTTCATTTTACCTCCTTCTTGTGGGAAAATTCTGAATTATCAATTCATTGTCAATACAATTCGATTTTAGCTGAGAATGGATTCTGACCTGCAAACAAGAGAGTAAGAACAATTAATGCAAATTTTTTCTTTCGCTTTTTCGACATTTGTCAAATTGAATTTCCCGCAATTAATGTTTTGGATCATAATTCTAACTTCAGAAAGTTTTTGCTCAAGAAAATTTTTCAGTTCAAGATCGCTCATTAAGGACATTCTCTTTCTCAACGAAATACTGTTGATTTCGTGACTGAGATTTTTCATTATTATTTTTAGAAATATGGAATCTTCAATATTAATCTTCTTGAATTGATCTTGTAGATGCTTCTCGCACATTTTCAGGTAGAGAGGCATCTGTAGTGAATGATTCTGCTCGATTTCTTTTTTTGACGGCATTCGAGAACCGGTTTTATAATCTACTACTTGCAAGGCACCAGATTTATCGTCAAAATTAATTCTATCAATTTTGCCATGAAGTTTTATTGATGCATCATTTTTTAATTTTAAATCAATCCGTAAATATTTTTCGAACTCATGCGGAGATATTTTTAACTCACTTTCGCTCTCGAATTGAATAAATGCTTCAAAGACAGATTTAACTTTTTCCGAACCTAGAAAATATTCCTCAACTAAGAAAAAGAAAGGATTGTAAGTTTTTATTTCATCAACTTCTTCTTTTGCAATTCTGAGTAGTTCACCGAGTAAAGAATTTTTATCCAACTCGAGCTCCGAATAAAAATTTCTTTTTTCTTTTTTCAGTTTCGAAAAGAATCGCTGAAGTATTTTATGCAGTAGCAAACCTTTTTCTTTTCTTGTGACATCCTCTTCAACTTCTTCCTCCTCGAAGAGATTCAATATATTCGATAGAAAATATCTGTAAGGGCATTGTGCAAATGTTTCCAGTTCAGTAATAGAAAAATATTTATCCTCATTTTTTTCTAAAAGTATCTTTTGCAAATCAGTCCTTGTGATAAAACCCCCAAATTCATCGCCGATTATATTTTCAGATCGTCGTGATACTCTTTCTCTGATTTTATGGATAGACTCAATTTGCTGGCGATGCTCATTGCTCAGATTTTGGATTTCATCTTTAGGATACGAGTCAATTGCTCCATAAAATTCATTAGTAGTAAAAATTCTATTTTTCAGAGTAGAATCGTCAAATGAGTGTGTACGAACTACTTTTTGCAGTGCCTTAAGAAAATCTGAAACCACGAATTCTTTCTTCTCATCAGATTTTGGATAGGATAAATACAATTCATCTGTAAATGTACATAGGGATTGATAAAACAAATATCTTTCCTCGAGAAGTTTTCGTCTATCGTCTTTAATGAATTTATCTTCGAGAAACAGCAGTGGTTTGTATCGAGATGGGAACACTCCATTAACCAATCCTGCTAAAAAAAGAATTTTAAATTTAAGCCCACGAATTTCATTCGGAGTGGTGACCTGAACACCAAAACCGGCTTTCTCTTTTAGGTTGTACCGTGTGCCGGAAATCGCTGAAAGGAGGAACTCGTAATGCTCATTCAAATTCAATTCTACAACCGACATTTCGAGTTTGGAATAAACTTCAACCATTTCATCCAGCAACGAATAGAAATTTTTTAATGCGATAGATTCCTTTGAAAGAATCTCATAGGTGAATAAATTATTTCCAGTTATCTTCAATTTGAATATGTTTTGATGCAGATTCAACAGATTTAATAAATTTATTAAATTATTCTTGAACTCATTTGCAGTGCACTTCTTTTCAAATGGCTCAATTATTTTAATCAAACTTTTTAAATCTTGAGCTGCTTTTTTATATGACTTCAA is a genomic window of Ignavibacteria bacterium containing:
- a CDS encoding T9SS type A sorting domain-containing protein; the encoded protein is MKSIIFFRFIVFSAALVFFPSILFTQQSNYKTKDFEYYNPKWEVLNPKDHHTKVASDFSKPFPLPSWGVTTDLYNSVPIQFADGKVMIAILSGTGIGITASTDGGLNWTNFSTAINIGSISPGLKFLTGLKTHTGRVILISSGYENDIYPYITFSDDNGTTWSASKLLLGGITASYSSSGRLTQTMDGKIWFIYQRITGTGDNNINYRTSSDDGNTWSREFSFLSTNLNEENGTLISVSSSRLLSVHSDSSNGNYDIFQRTSTDNGLTWSEKIAVVNSSLKEKPLRLVKKSDGTIFLLYQVLNPTHFSEYFQKDIYFKISTDQGETWSAPIEFTRFVGDDMNADACLVNDEPFVAFASKRSIISNKNYFQIWCGKLGVTSDSNPPPFLIKHERTPFYYNIPVWVRAFIDDESGINSVKMKFSEFDVVMFDDGNHNDGLAGDYIFGNSIGPFLIPQDSLKRLIDVNKLQIPFRYDGVIADVERLTSQSHSYYFYIVDTDSNSINVGDERVVFPHGGSYDGIEFLYSGGFLMSGYYGNTLWANGISTTSRILDYQPGRVGFSINDALNKLYVVRSSDPPFGSSWQDWIYAVALGADFFDGDNDGVYSPVDKNSNGVWDINEDRPDLLGDLTIWCVYNDGVTSNKRFPQVPPLGIEVRQTAYAYSSQAAPKGNIIFVRYEIENRGIVSNLLDSVYFVLWADPDLGEYTDDLAGCDTLHNSSFIYNENDDKEYGSNPPSMFLQLLQSPPQYIPGVTFIDVNSNGVFEQNIDSPLDTAYNFKGKFLGIEKIPGARNFSITSAVPYMRSAPNVGIPTSVDAIRNYSLGKYSDGRSIAPCTFGYGKVVGVNCALVNPLFRFSGDPVTNYGWLCDYTLDYHIASNLGPFQLRLNKPVTIIAAYVVGRGNSSLNSITEARSIAQYSKSVYDGNFSLPTSVEDKVQAVPNKFKLYQNYPNPFNPVTNIKYQIPITNRVTLKLFDILGREVAVLVNEEKQPGDYEVRLTINDPSADGRLTSGIYIYQLKAGNFISTKKMILIK